The Mycobacterium paragordonae genome includes a region encoding these proteins:
- a CDS encoding PE family protein has protein sequence MSWVFATPAYVLAAADDLSGICAAISSANSAAALPTSAILAAGADEVSAAIATLFGSHAQAYQFVSAQAAAFHQQFVALMSAGANQYAAAEALNAAPLQALAAAATTDPFVALTGRPLIGNGADATTPGGNGGDGGWLFGNGGNGAAGAAGQSGGNGGSAALFGNGGSGGAGGAGVTPGGSGLGGGSGGNGGNGGNGGWIWGTGGTGAAGGLGGNATIPFGAQAVGQIGGTGGNGGFGGRGGLLFGDGGTGGTGGGGGQGTSSIGPNPGFGQEGTGGFGGNGGDGGQAGWLYGNGGAGGNSGDGGGYINQAAYGGANGGSSGTGGTGGNAGFFGHGGAGGHGGTGANGLSGSNSGGDGGGGGWGGQGGTGGLIWGDGGVGGNAGSGGNGGNMGDAFILNTSGNGGAGGWGGAGGESGVFGNGGAGGNGGTGGIAGHGNVAQPSPHVAYGWAGQGGNAGLGADAKVFGNGGNGGQAGNAGVSQDPDKGQAGGLGGFGGNGGLLFGNGGNGGDGGLNGAFGGDGGGGGSATFIGNGGNGGNTHGPGDPGPAGDGGVLGKAGTPGLTL, from the coding sequence ATGTCGTGGGTTTTCGCAACTCCCGCATATGTATTGGCGGCGGCCGACGATCTGTCCGGTATCTGCGCGGCGATCAGTTCGGCGAACTCGGCGGCGGCGTTGCCGACCTCCGCGATCCTGGCCGCCGGCGCCGACGAGGTCTCGGCGGCGATAGCCACGCTGTTCGGTTCCCACGCGCAGGCCTACCAATTCGTCAGCGCCCAGGCCGCCGCGTTTCACCAGCAGTTCGTGGCGCTGATGAGCGCGGGCGCAAACCAGTACGCCGCGGCTGAGGCGCTCAACGCAGCGCCGCTGCAGGCACTCGCGGCCGCGGCCACCACCGATCCGTTCGTCGCGCTCACCGGGCGACCGTTGATCGGCAATGGCGCCGACGCGACCACCCCCGGCGGTAACGGCGGTGACGGCGGCTGGCTGTTCGGCAACGGCGGCAACGGAGCGGCCGGCGCCGCGGGCCAAAGCGGCGGCAACGGGGGATCCGCGGCCCTGTTCGGCAACGGTGGCAGCGGCGGAGCAGGCGGGGCGGGCGTGACCCCCGGCGGCTCGGGCCTGGGCGGCGGCAGCGGCGGCAACGGCGGCAACGGCGGGAACGGCGGCTGGATCTGGGGTACCGGCGGAACCGGCGCAGCGGGCGGGCTCGGCGGCAACGCCACGATCCCGTTCGGCGCACAGGCCGTGGGGCAGATCGGCGGCACCGGCGGCAACGGGGGCTTCGGTGGGCGCGGCGGGTTGCTGTTCGGCGACGGCGGAACCGGCGGCACCGGCGGCGGTGGGGGCCAGGGCACCAGCAGCATCGGCCCCAATCCGGGATTCGGCCAGGAGGGCACCGGCGGTTTCGGCGGCAACGGCGGCGATGGCGGCCAGGCCGGCTGGTTGTACGGCAACGGCGGCGCCGGCGGCAACAGCGGTGATGGTGGCGGCTACATCAACCAGGCTGCCTACGGAGGCGCCAACGGCGGGTCGTCTGGCACCGGTGGCACCGGTGGCAACGCCGGGTTCTTCGGCCACGGCGGAGCCGGTGGCCACGGTGGCACCGGCGCCAACGGCCTGTCCGGCTCCAACAGTGGCGGCGACGGAGGCGGCGGCGGCTGGGGCGGCCAGGGCGGCACCGGCGGCCTGATCTGGGGTGACGGTGGTGTCGGTGGCAACGCCGGTAGCGGTGGAAACGGGGGGAATATGGGTGACGCGTTCATCTTGAACACTTCCGGCAACGGCGGCGCCGGCGGCTGGGGCGGCGCGGGTGGCGAATCCGGGGTGTTCGGCAACGGCGGCGCGGGCGGCAACGGTGGTACCGGTGGTATCGCGGGCCATGGCAACGTGGCGCAACCGAGCCCGCACGTCGCCTACGGCTGGGCCGGCCAGGGAGGTAACGCCGGACTCGGTGCCGACGCCAAAGTGTTCGGCAACGGCGGGAACGGCGGCCAGGCCGGCAATGCCGGCGTCAGCCAGGATCCGGACAAAGGTCAGGCCGGCGGCTTGGGCGGTTTCGGAGGTAACGGCGGGCTGTTGTTCGGCAACGGTGGCAATGGCGGTGACGGCGGTCTGAACGGCGCCTTCGGCGGCGACGGCGGCGGTGGTGGCAGTGCCACTTTCATCGGTAACGGGGGCAACGGCGGCAACACGCACGGTCCCGGCGACCCCGGCCCGGCCGGTGACGGCGGGGTTCTGGGCAAGGCCGGCACCCCCGGACTGACCCTCTGA
- the cobF gene encoding precorrin-6A synthase (deacetylating): MTRHIHVIGVGAGDPDYVTVQAINALNDTQVFFAMDKGEAKSDLVALRRQICERFIRDPGYRFVELEDPQRAAGGDYRQAVTDWHAARARVWADAISAELPADGVGAFLAWGDPSLYDSTLRILDAVSAEVDFTYDVIPGITAIQALTARHRIPLNDIGAPVLITTGRQLRAAGLAGAAVVMLDADCSFQSCPPDTRIWWGAYLGTADELLVSGTVGSVGAEIATSRAQARARHGWIMDTYLLWPSG, encoded by the coding sequence ATGACCCGTCACATCCACGTCATCGGCGTCGGAGCCGGCGACCCCGACTATGTGACCGTCCAGGCGATCAACGCGCTCAACGACACGCAGGTGTTCTTCGCGATGGACAAGGGCGAGGCGAAAAGCGATCTGGTGGCGTTGCGGCGCCAGATCTGCGAGCGGTTCATCCGGGATCCGGGTTACCGGTTCGTCGAACTGGAAGACCCGCAGCGCGCCGCCGGCGGCGATTACCGGCAGGCGGTCACCGACTGGCACGCGGCGCGCGCCCGGGTCTGGGCGGACGCCATCAGTGCGGAACTGCCGGCCGACGGGGTGGGCGCGTTCCTGGCCTGGGGTGACCCGTCGCTGTACGACAGCACGCTGCGCATCCTGGACGCGGTGTCCGCCGAGGTCGACTTCACCTACGACGTCATCCCCGGGATCACCGCGATACAGGCACTGACCGCCAGGCACCGCATTCCGCTCAACGACATCGGTGCGCCGGTTCTGATCACGACCGGTCGTCAATTGCGCGCCGCAGGACTGGCCGGCGCGGCCGTGGTGATGCTCGACGCCGACTGTTCGTTCCAGTCCTGTCCGCCCGACACCCGGATCTGGTGGGGCGCCTACCTCGGGACAGCCGACGAACTGCTGGTATCGGGCACCGTCGGGTCGGTGGGGGCCGAGATCGCAACGTCTCGCGCGCAGGCCCGGGCACGGCACGGCTGGATCATGGACACCTACCTGCTGTGGCCGTCCGGCTGA
- a CDS encoding AurF N-oxygenase family protein, with the protein MTTAVRPGGPSREEFSERLLKGSVKKSYEPVVDIDWDAPLDPDKFFLPPRLVSLYGTPMWDEMTREQQIELSRQELVNTLSAGIWFENMLNQSLLRTILHEDPTSRSTHYKLTELGDETRHMVMFGKAIERIGAKPVQPKRFHRYVINTLPLAFQRGSMLWVAALIGEEIFDSLQRQMMDDPELQPIIQRLMRIHVTEEARHIQFARDGARKRVAEMPRLNRWFMANINGLGGYFFNYLFSNPVPYARTGLDPMRARRAARTSEHRREVQVAGFAPLAAFLTEVGLMGRIARRGWKRSRFL; encoded by the coding sequence ATGACCACTGCGGTGCGCCCGGGTGGGCCCAGTCGTGAAGAGTTCTCCGAGCGTCTGCTCAAGGGCTCGGTCAAGAAGTCCTACGAACCTGTCGTCGACATCGACTGGGACGCCCCGCTGGACCCGGACAAGTTCTTCCTGCCACCGCGGCTGGTGTCGCTGTACGGCACCCCGATGTGGGACGAAATGACCCGCGAGCAACAGATCGAACTGTCCCGCCAAGAGCTCGTCAACACGCTCTCGGCCGGCATCTGGTTCGAGAACATGCTCAACCAGTCGTTGCTACGGACCATCCTGCACGAGGATCCGACCAGCCGGTCGACGCACTACAAGCTGACCGAGCTGGGCGACGAAACCCGGCACATGGTCATGTTCGGCAAGGCGATCGAACGCATCGGCGCGAAGCCGGTGCAGCCGAAGCGCTTTCACCGCTACGTCATCAACACGCTGCCGCTGGCGTTCCAGCGTGGTTCGATGCTGTGGGTGGCCGCGCTGATCGGTGAGGAGATCTTCGACTCACTGCAGCGCCAGATGATGGACGACCCGGAGCTTCAGCCGATCATCCAGCGGCTCATGCGAATTCACGTCACCGAGGAAGCCCGCCACATTCAGTTCGCGCGAGACGGCGCGCGCAAGCGGGTGGCCGAAATGCCGCGCCTCAACCGCTGGTTCATGGCCAACATCAACGGCCTCGGCGGGTACTTCTTCAACTACCTGTTCAGCAACCCCGTCCCCTATGCGCGCACCGGGCTGGACCCGATGCGGGCCCGCCGTGCCGCTCGCACCAGCGAGCACCGCCGGGAGGTTCAGGTCGCCGGATTCGCGCCCCTGGCAGCGTTTTTGACCGAAGTAGGGCTGATGGGACGGATTGCCCGCCGGGGCTGGAAGCGCAGCAGGTTTCTGTGA
- a CDS encoding DUF4873 domain-containing protein, whose protein sequence is MIVGAGTCADSVRDALHASGVAGIEIREDVHRAVFDDDTDSWVLHTEDDDVVRARVVVAARPAPIVPWIPNLAGRNSFRGESIHAARWDDNFHPAGKRIAVVGTDSFAGHRLDRLRESARSVTVFPHAPRRVTIEIEYWPTRARRRLLRRTRSGPQVAPSIEAITGTGIRTVDGAEHPVDAIIYGTGFTIEDDPPLTGAGGVTLRQAWTDGMEPFCGVAVRGFPNYFFVAGPDEGAQARYIAQCVALMHRGGSRRIEVRHSSQQVYNERSQLAPVPPPPAASAFDLSSHAPDYEDTYDGEATLEIGGTRHPVRVRLVGHLDPLDGNYHWQGTVFDAAELSRERVGTLSVGQHSAPARIVERTPWGTHSVAGVGAPPYARHR, encoded by the coding sequence ATGATCGTCGGCGCGGGAACATGCGCCGACAGCGTGCGGGACGCCCTGCACGCGTCGGGAGTCGCCGGCATCGAGATCCGCGAGGACGTGCATCGTGCGGTGTTCGACGATGACACCGACAGCTGGGTGCTGCACACCGAAGACGACGACGTCGTCCGGGCCCGGGTGGTGGTCGCCGCGCGGCCGGCGCCCATCGTCCCTTGGATACCAAATCTGGCCGGACGCAATTCCTTTCGCGGTGAATCGATTCACGCAGCACGGTGGGACGACAACTTCCATCCAGCCGGTAAACGCATCGCCGTCGTCGGAACCGACTCGTTCGCCGGCCACCGCCTGGACCGGCTTCGCGAATCGGCAAGGTCGGTAACCGTTTTCCCGCACGCGCCGCGGCGAGTAACCATCGAGATCGAATACTGGCCGACCCGCGCCAGGCGCCGGTTGCTACGCCGCACGCGCAGCGGACCCCAGGTGGCGCCGTCCATCGAGGCGATCACCGGCACCGGCATCCGTACCGTCGACGGCGCCGAGCACCCCGTCGACGCCATCATCTACGGCACCGGCTTCACCATCGAGGATGACCCACCGCTGACCGGCGCCGGTGGTGTGACGCTGCGCCAGGCCTGGACTGACGGCATGGAGCCGTTCTGCGGAGTGGCCGTACGCGGGTTTCCCAACTATTTCTTCGTCGCGGGCCCGGACGAAGGAGCCCAGGCGCGCTACATCGCGCAGTGCGTGGCGTTGATGCACCGCGGCGGCAGTCGCCGCATCGAGGTGCGCCACAGCAGCCAGCAGGTGTACAACGAACGTTCCCAACTCGCTCCGGTTCCACCACCACCGGCGGCATCGGCGTTCGACCTTTCGTCCCACGCGCCGGACTACGAAGACACCTACGACGGCGAGGCGACACTCGAGATCGGCGGCACCCGCCATCCGGTACGCGTGCGACTGGTCGGGCACCTGGACCCGCTCGACGGCAATTACCACTGGCAGGGGACCGTCTTCGACGCCGCGGAACTCTCTCGCGAGCGGGTCGGCACCTTGTCGGTGGGACAGCACAGCGCGCCGGCCCGCATCGTCGAGCGGACGCCCTGGGGCACGCATTCGGTCGCCGGAGTCGGTGCGCCGCCCTACGCCCGACACCGCTGA
- a CDS encoding STAS domain-containing protein codes for MSAVAKSSSSLALASRTEDSVVVLTAEGVLDVKNSAELRDGITKATLDVPAAVVVDVSALEVPDEAAWSAFVSARWQLDTRPDVPILLVSSNRAARDAITRCGVARFMPVYPTEKGAMKGVAKLGRRKLKHAQAKLPANLTSLRESRQLVREWLTTWSKPGLIPVALVVVNVFIENVLEHTGSDPVMRIECEGQTATIAVSDASGAPALRLSSPSKGIDVSGLAIVEALSRAWGSTPTSSGKTVWAVIGPENQL; via the coding sequence ATGAGCGCGGTCGCCAAGTCCTCCAGCTCGCTGGCTCTGGCATCGCGGACCGAGGATTCGGTGGTCGTGCTGACGGCCGAAGGTGTGCTGGACGTCAAGAACTCCGCCGAGCTGCGCGACGGTATCACCAAGGCGACTCTTGACGTGCCCGCCGCCGTCGTCGTTGATGTCAGCGCACTCGAGGTCCCCGACGAAGCAGCCTGGTCGGCCTTCGTGAGCGCGCGCTGGCAGTTGGACACCCGGCCCGACGTGCCGATCCTCCTGGTTTCTTCCAACCGCGCGGCCAGGGATGCGATCACCCGCTGCGGGGTCGCCCGCTTCATGCCCGTCTACCCGACCGAGAAAGGGGCGATGAAGGGTGTCGCCAAGCTCGGTCGCCGCAAACTGAAGCACGCGCAGGCGAAGCTGCCCGCCAACCTGACCAGCCTGCGCGAGTCGCGCCAGCTGGTCCGCGAATGGCTCACCACCTGGTCCAAGCCCGGGCTCATCCCGGTCGCGCTGGTGGTGGTCAACGTCTTCATCGAGAACGTGCTGGAGCACACCGGCAGCGACCCGGTGATGCGGATCGAGTGCGAAGGCCAGACCGCGACCATCGCCGTGTCCGACGCCAGCGGTGCGCCGGCGTTGCGGCTGTCCTCGCCCTCGAAGGGCATCGATGTCTCCGGGCTGGCCATCGTCGAGGCGCTGTCGCGGGCCTGGGGCAGCACTCCTACCTCATCGGGCAAGACCGTCTGGGCGGTCATCGGGCCGGAGAACCAGCTCTAA
- a CDS encoding LLM class flavin-dependent oxidoreductase, whose product MRFSYAESMTDPAFYIPLAKAAEAAGYHSMTIADSLAYPYESDSTYPYTPDGNREFLDGKEMIETFVLTAALGAVTTTLRFNFFVLKLPVRHPALTAKQAGSLAALIGNRVGLGVGTSPWPEDYELMGLPFAKRGKRIDECIEIVQGLTTGEYFEFHGEFYDIPKTKMSPAPSQPIPILVGGHADAALRRAARLDGWMHGGGSDPAELDRLIARVKHFRAEEGKTGPFEIHVISADSYTVDGIKRLEDKGVTDVIVGFRWPYIEGPDLEPLDVKIRHLEKYADKVMSKV is encoded by the coding sequence GTGCGGTTCAGCTACGCCGAGTCGATGACCGACCCGGCTTTCTACATCCCGCTGGCCAAGGCGGCCGAGGCGGCCGGCTACCACAGCATGACGATCGCCGACAGTCTCGCCTACCCCTACGAGTCCGATTCGACGTACCCCTACACACCAGACGGCAACCGCGAGTTTCTCGACGGCAAGGAAATGATCGAAACGTTCGTCCTGACAGCGGCTTTGGGCGCGGTGACGACGACGTTGCGGTTCAACTTCTTCGTCCTCAAGCTACCGGTCCGGCACCCGGCGCTGACGGCCAAGCAGGCCGGTTCGCTCGCCGCGCTGATCGGCAACCGGGTGGGGTTGGGCGTCGGCACCAGCCCGTGGCCAGAAGACTACGAGCTGATGGGTCTGCCCTTTGCCAAGCGGGGCAAGCGAATTGACGAATGCATCGAGATCGTTCAAGGCCTGACCACCGGCGAGTATTTCGAATTCCACGGCGAGTTCTACGACATCCCCAAGACCAAGATGAGCCCGGCACCGTCGCAGCCGATCCCGATCCTGGTGGGCGGACACGCCGACGCGGCGTTGCGCCGCGCCGCTCGTCTGGATGGCTGGATGCACGGCGGTGGCAGCGACCCGGCGGAGCTCGACCGACTTATCGCGCGCGTCAAGCACTTTCGCGCCGAGGAGGGCAAGACCGGTCCGTTCGAGATCCACGTCATCTCCGCGGACTCCTACACCGTCGACGGCATCAAGCGCCTCGAAGACAAGGGCGTCACCGACGTCATCGTGGGCTTCCGCTGGCCCTACATCGAAGGACCCGACCTCGAGCCGCTGGACGTCAAGATCCGCCACCTGGAGAAGTACGCCGACAAAGTGATGTCGAAAGTCTAG
- a CDS encoding enoyl-CoA hydratase/isomerase family protein, which yields MAPEPAVTLETLEDDIACITLNRPRLLNAIDGSLINGVDDALNTLSQGDFRVSILTGAGRGFCAGADLSGTGEAWTDVKPATPPFKVTYDAQVRLAELFVRMYELPIPVIAAVNGVAVGGGLAFALHADIRIASETARFGSVFIKAGFSSMDMGTSYLLPKIVGAGVARELMLTGRIIDAEEAYRIGLVHEVVKPDELMAAALTKAREIAANNAFGVWQTKIGLNAALDAPSLRHAIEIENRTQILTGFTNNPTEAAMAHREKRAPKWDSL from the coding sequence ATGGCACCCGAACCCGCAGTCACACTGGAAACCCTCGAGGACGACATCGCCTGTATCACGCTGAACCGGCCCCGGCTGTTGAACGCCATCGACGGATCGCTGATCAACGGCGTGGACGATGCCCTGAATACGTTGAGCCAAGGCGACTTTCGGGTCTCGATCCTGACCGGAGCCGGACGCGGGTTCTGCGCCGGAGCCGACCTGAGCGGCACCGGCGAAGCCTGGACCGACGTCAAACCGGCCACCCCGCCGTTCAAGGTCACCTACGACGCCCAGGTGCGACTGGCCGAACTGTTCGTCCGGATGTACGAGCTGCCCATCCCGGTGATCGCCGCGGTCAACGGCGTCGCCGTCGGAGGCGGGCTGGCGTTCGCGCTGCACGCCGACATCCGGATCGCGTCGGAGACTGCCCGGTTCGGCTCGGTGTTCATCAAGGCGGGATTCTCGTCGATGGACATGGGTACCAGCTACCTACTACCCAAGATCGTCGGCGCCGGCGTCGCGCGTGAACTGATGTTGACCGGTCGCATCATCGATGCCGAGGAGGCCTATCGCATCGGCCTGGTACACGAGGTGGTCAAGCCGGACGAGCTGATGGCCGCGGCTTTGACCAAGGCCCGTGAGATCGCCGCTAACAACGCATTCGGCGTCTGGCAGACCAAGATCGGCCTCAACGCGGCGCTGGACGCACCGAGCTTGCGGCACGCCATCGAGATCGAGAACCGCACCCAGATCCTGACCGGCTTCACCAACAATCCCACCGAGGCCGCCATGGCGCACCGCGAGAAGCGCGCCCCGAAGTGGGATTCACTGTGA
- a CDS encoding class I SAM-dependent methyltransferase, whose protein sequence is MARADDDSWDLANSVGATATMVAAARAAASRRRGAVVWDPFAEPLVRAVGLDLFVRLAAGELDDVDAAGNLGFPRMIDTFAARAKYFDDYFAEAGSMGVQQFVILASGLDCRPYRLPWPGHCRVFEIDQPEVIEFKTSTLRALGANATVDHRTVGIDLRDEWPAALLAAGFDTDQPTAWLAEGLLIGFLPQEAEIRLLDNVIALSDSGSRLAADYGQVAGRSPADQDQARRMTDLWRELGLDLDIADLTYPGEHTDVAAHLWANRWNTITSDLTELFSAAGLAPLGDAGVSGPAKSIGFVQASSG, encoded by the coding sequence ATGGCACGCGCCGACGACGACAGCTGGGACCTGGCCAACAGCGTGGGGGCCACGGCGACGATGGTGGCGGCCGCGCGGGCTGCGGCCAGCAGGCGTCGCGGTGCGGTGGTGTGGGATCCGTTCGCCGAGCCGCTGGTACGCGCCGTCGGGCTTGACCTGTTCGTGCGGCTTGCGGCGGGTGAGCTTGACGATGTCGACGCCGCCGGGAACCTGGGCTTTCCCCGGATGATCGATACGTTCGCCGCCCGCGCCAAGTACTTCGACGACTACTTCGCCGAAGCCGGCAGCATGGGCGTGCAGCAGTTCGTCATTCTGGCGTCCGGACTCGATTGCCGCCCCTACCGGCTGCCCTGGCCGGGCCACTGCAGGGTGTTCGAGATCGACCAGCCGGAGGTGATCGAGTTCAAGACGTCGACGCTGCGGGCGCTCGGTGCGAACGCCACCGTCGACCACCGCACAGTCGGCATCGATCTGCGCGACGAATGGCCTGCCGCGCTGTTGGCCGCCGGGTTCGACACCGACCAGCCGACCGCGTGGCTGGCCGAGGGGTTGCTGATCGGCTTCCTACCGCAGGAAGCCGAAATTCGGTTGTTGGACAACGTCATTGCGCTCAGCGACTCGGGCAGCAGGCTGGCCGCCGACTACGGCCAGGTGGCCGGCCGGTCTCCTGCCGACCAGGACCAGGCGCGGCGGATGACCGACCTGTGGCGCGAACTCGGCCTGGATCTCGACATCGCGGACCTGACCTACCCCGGTGAGCACACCGACGTGGCGGCGCACCTGTGGGCGAACCGGTGGAACACCATCACGTCGGACCTGACCGAATTGTTCAGCGCTGCGGGGCTGGCGCCGTTGGGAGACGCGGGAGTCAGTGGGCCGGCGAAGTCGATCGGGTTTGTGCAGGCGTCATCGGGATAG
- a CDS encoding PE family protein gives MTGMLVQPELMATAAADIAGLGATLGNVNAAAAEWITGLSATAADEISEATARLFNAFGNEYQAVMRQVTVFHTGFTRALEAAADMYLQTELASAAAAAATPPFTFPANYTSVYISGSGIPVPSAPYMATVFANFILPNFPGGSVTNALALFTPAGLYPLTGTTVLTLNDSVSQGLSVLQTTLLGTGLGQHGLIQPGGQPVVVQGISQGAIIASLEMQQLLTMPSPPTASQLGFVLLGDPMNPNGGLLARFPGLTLPSLGQTFYGATPSNTPWPTHIYTLEYDGIADWPQYPLNVLADLNAVAGFYYVHPTYPGLNPAALPPGYNIVQLPTSPGYPGNTAYSMITIPHLPLLQPLRAMPLLGNPIADLIEPDLRVLVNLGYGDVAHGYSTGPADIRTPFGLFPSVEPQSVFSALSAGTQQGISAFTGDLQALATQPLPPLSPAGFISDVGSLLKPYTDFNTAFAKVQPTVNIATGLVATLPSYDVQLFMDGIAQVTGGQPLQGLINAIGMPIAANVGLSVLLTGYEALMLTGAWYPPSG, from the coding sequence ATGACCGGCATGCTGGTGCAGCCGGAGCTGATGGCAACGGCGGCCGCCGATATCGCCGGGTTGGGCGCAACTCTGGGCAATGTCAATGCAGCGGCGGCAGAATGGATTACCGGATTATCGGCGACCGCGGCCGACGAAATATCCGAAGCGACGGCAAGGCTTTTCAACGCGTTCGGTAACGAGTATCAGGCGGTCATGCGGCAGGTGACGGTTTTCCACACCGGTTTCACGAGGGCGCTGGAGGCCGCCGCCGACATGTATCTGCAGACGGAGCTGGCCAGCGCCGCGGCAGCGGCAGCGACGCCACCGTTCACCTTTCCGGCCAACTACACCTCGGTGTATATCTCCGGCAGTGGCATTCCAGTGCCCAGCGCGCCTTACATGGCCACCGTCTTCGCCAACTTCATCCTGCCGAACTTCCCGGGCGGCAGTGTGACCAACGCTCTGGCCCTGTTCACTCCCGCGGGTCTTTATCCGCTCACCGGCACCACGGTGCTGACGCTCAACGACTCGGTGAGTCAAGGGTTGTCCGTCCTGCAGACCACGCTCCTCGGGACGGGCCTGGGGCAACATGGGCTGATCCAGCCTGGCGGACAACCCGTCGTGGTGCAGGGCATTTCGCAAGGGGCGATCATCGCGTCCCTGGAAATGCAGCAGCTGTTGACGATGCCGAGCCCGCCCACCGCATCCCAGCTCGGCTTCGTGCTACTGGGTGATCCGATGAATCCCAACGGTGGCCTGCTGGCGCGCTTCCCAGGGTTGACGTTGCCCAGCCTGGGTCAGACTTTCTATGGCGCGACACCGTCGAACACACCCTGGCCCACCCACATCTACACGCTCGAATACGACGGCATTGCCGACTGGCCCCAGTACCCGCTGAACGTGTTGGCCGACCTCAACGCCGTTGCGGGCTTTTACTACGTGCATCCCACTTATCCGGGTCTGAACCCGGCGGCGCTGCCGCCCGGGTACAACATCGTGCAGCTCCCGACATCCCCGGGATATCCGGGCAACACCGCTTACTCGATGATCACCATCCCGCACCTGCCTCTGCTGCAGCCACTGCGCGCAATGCCGTTGCTGGGCAATCCAATTGCGGACCTGATCGAACCCGACCTGCGGGTTTTGGTCAACCTCGGCTACGGCGACGTGGCGCACGGCTACTCGACCGGTCCGGCCGACATTCGCACCCCGTTCGGATTGTTCCCGTCCGTCGAGCCGCAGTCCGTGTTCTCCGCATTGAGCGCCGGAACCCAGCAGGGGATCAGCGCATTCACCGGCGACCTGCAGGCGTTGGCGACCCAACCGCTGCCGCCGCTCTCGCCGGCCGGATTCATCTCCGACGTCGGGTCACTGCTCAAGCCCTACACGGACTTCAACACCGCGTTTGCCAAGGTGCAACCGACCGTGAACATCGCCACTGGTCTGGTGGCGACCCTGCCGTCCTATGACGTCCAGCTGTTCATGGACGGGATCGCGCAGGTGACCGGCGGCCAGCCGTTGCAGGGACTGATCAACGCCATCGGCATGCCGATCGCCGCGAACGTGGGCTTGAGCGTCTTACTGACCGGTTATGAGGCCCTGATGCTCACCGGGGCCTGGTATCCGCCGTCAGGGTGA